Proteins encoded together in one Carassius auratus strain Wakin unplaced genomic scaffold, ASM336829v1 scaf_tig00033549, whole genome shotgun sequence window:
- the LOC113081268 gene encoding uncharacterized protein LOC113081268: protein MKKREQKGKITPLSYLTITENLALKGTAVQSSTFYTSGAAQAIDGIKYSPSGTPTPDETHTYCSITSKELNPWWRLDLLDSYNISNVTVTNRGDGWLEQTTGVEIRIGNSLENNGNNNPRCGVTSLVPLGSSVSFSCGGMEGRYVNMYLPNIQMWLTLCEVEVYGTDNLATERNVTQSSTNGSWISEQAIDFNPGFTQPSSACSSTNVQTNPWWRVDLSSVYRVSSVVITNRLDCCPERINGAEIRIGNSLENNGNNNPICTVISSIPAGVSSTYICNDMEGRYVNLIIPGDSRILTLCELLFYFLRYSHFIKVVFNIVPNK, encoded by the exons ATGAAGAAGAGAGAGCAGAAGGGGAAAATCACACCCTTGTCATATCTGACCATCACAG agaatttgGCATTGAAAGGAACGGCTGTACAGTCGAGCACATTTTACACTTCTGGAGCTGCACAGGCCATCGACGGCATCAAATACTCTCCTTCAGGTACACCCACTCCAGACGAAACCCATACATACTGCTCCATCACATCAAAGGAGCTCAACCCATGGTGGAGGCTGGACCTGCTGGATTCTTACAACATTTCCAACGTGACCGTCACAAACAGAGGTGACGGCTGGCTGGAGCAAACGACTGGAGTAGAGATCCGCATCGGAAACTCTCTGGAAAACAACGGAAACAACAATCCCAG atgtGGTGTCACTTCACTTGTCCCATTAGGAAGTTCTGTCAGTTTCTCTTGCGGTGGAATGGAAGGTCGTTATGTGAACATGTACCTTCCTAACATCCAGATGTGGCTCACGCTGTGTGAGGTGGAGGTTTATGGAACAG ATAATTTGGCAACAGAAAGAAACGTCACACAATCATCAACCAATGGCAGCTGGATCTCTGAACAGGCCATTGATTTCAATCCAGGATTCACACAACCGTCATCAGCATGTTCCTCAACCAATGTTCAGACTAACCCATGGTGGAGGGTGGATCTGAGTTCTGTGTACAGAGTAAGTAGTGTCGTAATCACAAACAGACTAGACTGCTGTCCTGAACGAATAAATGGAGCGGAGATTCGCATCGGAAACTCTCTGGAGAACAACGGCAACAACAATCCCAT ATGCACTGTGATTTCTAGCATTCCAGCTGGTGTTTCCTCCACCTACATATGTAACGATATGGAGGGTCGATACGTGAATCTGATCATTCCTGGAGATTCAAGGATTCTTACCCTGTGTGAgctacttttttactttttaagatATTCTCATTTTATTAAAGTGGTTTTTAATATAGTTCCAAATAAATGA